A stretch of the Streptomyces sp. WMMB303 genome encodes the following:
- a CDS encoding SRPBCC family protein yields MSRNRRLIMSPPPEVWSLLSDGSRYGEWVTGTQRVLDADPHWPEVGARLRVRVGIGALTLDDTSVVRICEPERRLELEAKADPFGAARIAMELIPWGEHTLVVLEWHPLRGPGTRMHGLPVDYVVAVRNGMMLTKLARIAAREHMRGIGRTPPEGPEPQPRPSSAPS; encoded by the coding sequence GTGTCGCGGAACCGCCGCCTGATCATGAGTCCACCGCCCGAGGTCTGGAGCCTGCTGTCCGACGGCAGCCGGTACGGGGAGTGGGTCACCGGAACCCAGCGCGTCCTCGACGCGGACCCGCACTGGCCGGAGGTCGGCGCCCGGCTCCGGGTGCGCGTCGGCATCGGTGCCCTGACCCTCGACGACACCTCTGTCGTCCGGATCTGCGAACCCGAGCGCCGCCTGGAACTGGAAGCCAAGGCCGACCCCTTCGGCGCGGCCCGCATCGCCATGGAGCTGATCCCCTGGGGCGAGCACACCCTCGTCGTCCTGGAATGGCATCCGCTCCGCGGTCCGGGTACGCGGATGCACGGTCTTCCCGTCGACTACGTCGTCGCAGTCCGCAACGGCATGATGCTGACCAAACTGGCCCGCATCGCCGCACGCGAACACATGCGCGGCATCGGACGCACCCCACCGGAAGGCCCCGAGCCGCAACCGCGGCCCTCCTCCGCGCCCTCCTGA
- a CDS encoding GNAT family N-acetyltransferase → MTTELLTERLLLRAWRESDLAPWAAMNADPQVREHFPGVLDRAQSDASVARFQADLEARGWGWWAVEVRASGEFIGFAGLDPVEEELPVEGVEVGWRLARSAWGHGFATEAGRAAVEFGFASLGLPEIVAITPVGNVRSQAVMRRLGMTHDPADDFEDPTVPPGPLRHSVVYRLRRGGHSGDAG, encoded by the coding sequence GTGACGACCGAGCTGCTGACCGAACGCCTGCTGCTCCGCGCGTGGCGGGAGAGCGACCTGGCTCCCTGGGCCGCGATGAACGCCGACCCGCAGGTGCGGGAGCACTTCCCCGGGGTGCTCGACCGGGCGCAGAGCGATGCGTCGGTGGCCCGCTTCCAGGCGGATCTGGAGGCGCGGGGCTGGGGCTGGTGGGCGGTCGAAGTGCGCGCGAGCGGGGAGTTCATCGGCTTCGCCGGGCTGGACCCGGTGGAGGAGGAGCTGCCGGTCGAGGGGGTGGAGGTCGGCTGGCGGCTGGCCCGCTCCGCGTGGGGGCACGGCTTCGCGACGGAGGCGGGCCGCGCGGCGGTGGAGTTCGGATTCGCGTCGCTGGGCCTTCCGGAGATCGTGGCGATCACTCCCGTCGGCAATGTGCGCTCCCAGGCGGTGATGCGCCGGCTGGGTATGACCCACGACCCGGCCGACGACTTCGAGGATCCCACCGTGCCGCCCGGCCCGCTGCGGCACAGTGTCGTGTACCGCCTCCGCCGCGGCGGCCACTCGGGGGACGCGGGGTGA
- a CDS encoding aminotransferase class IV family protein produces MYAVHRDGRPATPEELAPLAFAGYAHFTAMQVRGGRVRGLDLHLERLRNASVALYGTAPSQDRLRAHLRAALKAGPADVSLTAVVYSAAPEFTSGQADAELSVLVRTAPAAYGPEGPLSLGTVEYERPLASVKHVGEVAKTHFLRQAGAQGFDDAAFVDRRGRLSEATIWNLAFWDGETVLWPDADVLAGTMMGTVRRQLDRLGIPQHEREITPADLPALRGAVVLNSWTPGIPVHRIGSVPLPAAPGFLELLHRAHEAEPPTSP; encoded by the coding sequence ATGTACGCAGTGCACCGGGACGGCCGCCCGGCCACACCCGAGGAACTGGCCCCGCTCGCATTCGCGGGATACGCGCACTTCACCGCGATGCAGGTGCGCGGCGGCCGGGTGCGAGGACTCGACCTGCACCTGGAGCGGCTGCGGAACGCCTCCGTGGCGCTGTACGGCACGGCGCCGTCCCAGGACCGCCTGCGGGCGCACCTGCGGGCGGCGCTGAAGGCCGGTCCCGCCGATGTCTCCCTCACCGCCGTGGTCTACTCCGCGGCCCCCGAATTCACCTCCGGACAGGCGGACGCGGAGCTGTCCGTCCTGGTACGCACCGCACCCGCCGCCTACGGCCCGGAAGGCCCGCTGAGCCTGGGAACGGTCGAGTACGAACGTCCCCTCGCGTCCGTGAAGCACGTCGGCGAGGTGGCCAAGACCCACTTCCTGCGCCAGGCCGGGGCCCAGGGGTTCGACGACGCCGCCTTCGTCGACCGGCGCGGCCGGCTCAGCGAGGCGACGATCTGGAACCTGGCCTTCTGGGACGGCGAGACCGTGCTCTGGCCCGACGCCGACGTGCTGGCCGGGACCATGATGGGCACCGTCCGCCGACAGCTCGACCGGCTCGGCATCCCGCAGCACGAGCGTGAGATCACCCCGGCCGACCTGCCCGCTCTGCGCGGAGCGGTCGTGCTGAACTCCTGGACCCCGGGCATCCCGGTGCACCGCATCGGCTCCGTACCGCTGCCGGCCGCGCCCGGCTTCCTGGAACTGCTGCACCGTGCACATGAAGCGGAGCCGCCTACGTCACCCTGA